One Luteolibacter flavescens genomic region harbors:
- a CDS encoding DEAD/DEAH box helicase, which translates to MEITEDWVRGLTGWKPFKEGKTMSDQNLVAGLKRSADGNLIQGTMREGKLSLRPIVKINGPSDVGVQCGCPEYRATGGVCAHAVAVLLSSIATKKASGPATTPAKPAAPITPVAWQIRLSPRLESEWLEGKLSVRLVPASGDIVTPSDIALTAWLADRGQSAEGGVLALRLAGDDAAALLDRIAGHPRIEIEGRPGPFRLDPDPGPPLRLGDSRLEGSQVFLSLDPSETRRKLVRWGASPAFVTRSAAVRLPAASGRSGWLERVGALAGQGKLRLLATEFLADLDAWLDLFEAPHLGWLGDLRFASAAPDFVLDLDGSLDSLDATLSVRYPGLSPRALPDPGDDLPGLPAIAPDGHLQTRQLDSEEAARHLLIVAGFDPGQRRARFQMRGRDAILAFVADDLPGLRQRWTVREGDRLAEVLKRVHVVRPEIEQKADFGSSLAFELSFQTTGGQKIPGPEMRRLLGSGKRRATLKSGAELVFSRDCEELVQPLVSELGIGRPDEEIRLSGAAGILFQNLREKLSKSRITSDQSSEIDQISNEGIRAELRPYQTLGSSWLADRLKRLGGALLADEMGLGKTLQTIASINHLKRLESPPKTPALVVAPTSLLGNWRAEFEKFAPGLKCLEFHGSGRDRLREQVPGADIVVTSYGTLVRDLAFHLQREYSVLVADEASLLRNPDAETSKALAKIQAGGRIALTGTPIENRVQDLWAIFRFIAPGYLGDRKDFKERYDDTSTDPKASAGLMERLRLRISPYVLRRTKEQVAKDLPDKIEIDEWLTLADDQAALYASLARSGLDELERIRDQQGEGAGRMHLLTLLLRLRQTCVDPGLLELPGRKESSAVKIDRLLELLGERSDNSGKTLVFSQFAKNLRRIEERLKSGYGKVLCLDGSTRNRQSLVDAFQSEAGPAVFLISLKAGGFGLNLTAADTVVHLDPWWNPAVEAQATDRAHRIGQTRPVTVYRLMTRDTVEERVRRMQDKKRALIDATTGDTEDNPPTNWTSGDLEGLLR; encoded by the coding sequence ATGGAAATCACGGAAGACTGGGTGAGGGGATTGACCGGCTGGAAGCCGTTCAAGGAAGGGAAAACCATGTCCGATCAAAATCTGGTCGCCGGTCTCAAGCGTTCCGCCGATGGAAATCTCATCCAAGGCACGATGCGGGAGGGCAAGTTATCGCTCCGTCCCATCGTCAAAATCAACGGGCCGAGCGATGTCGGCGTGCAGTGCGGCTGTCCGGAATATCGGGCCACAGGCGGTGTCTGCGCGCATGCGGTGGCTGTCCTCCTATCGTCCATCGCCACTAAGAAAGCATCCGGGCCTGCAACGACTCCTGCAAAACCCGCCGCGCCGATCACTCCTGTCGCCTGGCAAATCCGGCTTTCCCCGCGCCTGGAGTCCGAGTGGCTGGAGGGCAAGCTCTCGGTCCGGCTTGTCCCGGCGAGCGGCGATATTGTCACCCCGTCGGACATCGCGCTGACCGCCTGGTTGGCCGATCGGGGTCAGTCCGCCGAGGGTGGAGTGCTCGCACTTCGCTTGGCCGGGGACGATGCCGCGGCGTTGCTCGACCGTATCGCCGGGCACCCCCGGATCGAGATCGAGGGGCGGCCCGGCCCTTTCCGGCTGGATCCGGACCCCGGTCCGCCTCTCCGCCTTGGCGATAGCCGGCTGGAGGGCTCACAGGTTTTCTTGTCACTCGATCCCAGCGAAACCCGCCGGAAGCTTGTCCGCTGGGGGGCGAGTCCCGCCTTCGTCACCCGGTCTGCCGCGGTCCGGTTGCCCGCTGCTTCGGGACGATCGGGTTGGCTGGAGCGGGTGGGTGCGTTGGCTGGCCAGGGAAAACTCCGGCTTCTCGCCACCGAATTTCTTGCGGATCTGGATGCTTGGCTCGACTTGTTTGAAGCGCCTCATTTGGGGTGGCTCGGCGACTTGCGCTTCGCCAGCGCCGCACCGGACTTCGTGCTGGATCTGGATGGATCGCTGGATTCGCTCGATGCCACGCTCTCCGTCCGCTACCCGGGTCTCTCGCCCCGGGCTCTTCCGGACCCCGGAGACGATCTGCCCGGCCTGCCCGCCATTGCGCCGGATGGTCACCTGCAGACCCGCCAACTCGACTCGGAGGAAGCCGCCCGACACCTGCTGATCGTCGCCGGATTCGATCCCGGGCAGCGCCGCGCCCGGTTCCAGATGCGGGGACGCGATGCCATCCTCGCCTTCGTCGCCGATGATCTCCCCGGACTCCGCCAGCGATGGACGGTGAGGGAAGGGGATCGGCTTGCCGAGGTGCTCAAGCGGGTCCATGTCGTCCGCCCGGAGATCGAGCAGAAAGCCGACTTCGGTTCTTCGCTGGCGTTTGAATTGTCGTTCCAGACCACCGGGGGGCAGAAGATTCCAGGGCCGGAAATGCGGCGCCTGCTGGGCAGCGGGAAGCGCCGGGCCACCCTGAAGAGCGGTGCCGAGCTGGTCTTCAGCCGTGACTGCGAGGAACTGGTGCAACCGTTGGTTTCAGAGCTGGGAATTGGCCGACCGGATGAAGAAATCCGGCTTTCCGGGGCGGCTGGAATCCTATTCCAGAATTTACGTGAAAAACTAAGTAAATCGCGAATTACAAGTGATCAATCTTCCGAAATTGATCAAATTTCAAACGAAGGGATTCGAGCTGAATTGCGTCCGTATCAAACACTCGGATCTTCATGGCTCGCGGATCGCTTGAAACGCCTTGGAGGTGCGCTCCTTGCTGATGAGATGGGACTAGGGAAGACTCTGCAAACAATCGCTTCCATCAACCACTTGAAGCGACTGGAGAGCCCCCCGAAGACTCCGGCTCTCGTGGTGGCGCCTACGTCGCTCTTGGGGAACTGGCGGGCGGAGTTCGAGAAGTTCGCGCCGGGTTTGAAATGCCTCGAATTCCATGGCTCCGGCCGGGACCGGTTGCGCGAGCAGGTTCCGGGGGCGGATATTGTTGTCACAAGTTATGGAACCTTGGTCCGGGATCTGGCGTTCCACCTCCAGAGGGAATACAGCGTGCTGGTGGCGGACGAGGCGAGCCTGCTGCGAAACCCGGATGCGGAGACAAGCAAGGCTCTCGCGAAGATTCAGGCTGGCGGACGAATCGCTCTGACCGGCACGCCGATCGAGAACCGGGTCCAGGATCTCTGGGCTATCTTCCGGTTCATTGCGCCCGGCTATCTGGGCGACCGAAAGGATTTTAAGGAGCGCTACGACGACACCTCGACCGACCCTAAGGCTTCCGCGGGGCTGATGGAGCGGCTGCGACTGCGGATCTCGCCGTATGTCCTGCGGCGGACCAAGGAGCAGGTCGCCAAGGATCTGCCTGACAAGATCGAGATCGACGAGTGGTTGACCTTGGCCGACGACCAAGCAGCTCTCTATGCGAGCCTCGCGAGGTCGGGCTTGGACGAGCTGGAGCGCATCCGCGACCAGCAAGGCGAGGGCGCTGGACGTATGCATTTACTGACGCTGCTGCTACGGTTGCGGCAGACTTGCGTGGATCCAGGGCTGCTGGAGCTGCCGGGGCGGAAGGAGTCAAGCGCTGTTAAAATCGATCGTTTGCTTGAGTTGCTCGGCGAGCGCTCTGACAACTCAGGAAAAACGCTGGTATTCAGTCAATTCGCCAAGAATTTACGAAGGATTGAGGAGCGATTGAAATCCGGCTACGGGAAGGTGCTTTGCCTCGACGGCAGCACCCGGAACCGGCAATCGCTGGTGGATGCATTCCAGTCCGAGGCCGGTCCGGCGGTCTTCCTGATCAGCCTCAAGGCCGGCGGCTTCGGCCTGAACCTGACCGCTGCGGACACCGTCGTCCATCTGGACCCGTGGTGGAACCCGGCCGTCGAAGCCCAAGCCACCGACCGAGCCCACCGGATCGGCCAGACCCGGCCCGTGACTGTTTACCGACTCATGACCCGCGACACCGTCGAGGAACGCGTCCGCCGCATGCAGGACAAGAAACGAGCCCTCATTGACGCCACCACCGGCGATACCGAAGATAACCCGCCAACCAACTGGACGAGTGGAGATCTGGAGGGACTGCTTCGGTGA
- a CDS encoding gamma-glutamyl-gamma-aminobutyrate hydrolase family protein, with protein sequence MTRSACLSLLVTIPFFLGVRAEEVPPLSPDAPLIGIASVNGEAYVKAVRDAGGIPVILPNHEADPVLIAGYLRKLDGLLLPGGADIPPSEYGEEQHETVEVLDDKRFHFEKALGKAWIEKSKKPLLGICLGSQWINVLHGGSLVQDIPSEKGGNHRGTTHEVTLEPGSKLLGIYGDASFEVNSWHHQSVDAVGKGLRVVARGADGVIEATETTDPGRFLIGVQWHPEKMLPTDGRQARLLKAFVEASTSKGE encoded by the coding sequence ATGACTCGCAGCGCATGCCTTTCCCTACTTGTTACAATTCCCTTCTTCCTCGGAGTTCGTGCCGAGGAAGTTCCCCCGTTGTCCCCGGATGCGCCGTTGATCGGGATCGCGAGTGTGAATGGTGAGGCGTATGTGAAGGCGGTGCGGGATGCGGGTGGGATTCCGGTGATCTTGCCGAATCATGAGGCGGATCCCGTTTTGATCGCAGGCTATTTACGGAAGCTGGACGGGCTGTTGTTGCCGGGCGGTGCAGATATCCCGCCGTCGGAATATGGCGAGGAACAGCACGAGACGGTCGAGGTGCTGGATGACAAACGCTTCCACTTCGAGAAGGCGCTGGGCAAGGCGTGGATCGAGAAGAGCAAGAAGCCCCTGCTCGGCATCTGCCTGGGCAGCCAGTGGATCAATGTCCTCCACGGCGGTTCGCTGGTGCAGGACATCCCGTCCGAGAAAGGCGGCAATCATCGCGGGACGACCCACGAGGTGACGCTGGAGCCGGGCTCGAAGCTCCTCGGGATCTATGGCGACGCCTCCTTCGAGGTGAATTCCTGGCATCACCAGTCGGTCGATGCCGTGGGCAAGGGCCTGCGTGTGGTGGCCCGCGGGGCGGACGGCGTGATCGAGGCGACGGAAACCACCGATCCCGGGCGCTTCCTCATCGGCGTCCAGTGGCACCCGGAAAAGATGCTGCCCACCGACGGCCGTCAGGCGCGACTGCTGAAGGCATTCGTCGAGGCATCGACAAGCAAGGGCGAGTGA
- a CDS encoding LON peptidase substrate-binding domain-containing protein, with protein sequence MSSLNIPEVCGVMLLPDCTLFPHGGLPLHTFESRYRMMLADALQGSCFFAVTRLLGKETDDLSRCASPVGTMGLVRASRELDDGTSNLLLHGVIRVKFMDWLDSPYPKARIIPVPSIFEPESQAPGALSALHEAAGHVTRGLPTEVREALVNMTDQIDDPSILADVMAQQFLHDPDERQDLLEMESAAARVAWICRKFEALS encoded by the coding sequence ATGTCGTCGCTGAACATCCCCGAAGTCTGTGGCGTGATGCTGCTGCCCGATTGCACGCTTTTCCCACACGGGGGGCTGCCGCTGCACACCTTCGAGTCCCGCTACCGGATGATGCTGGCGGATGCGCTCCAGGGATCGTGCTTCTTCGCGGTGACGCGTCTTCTTGGAAAAGAGACCGATGACCTCTCGCGCTGCGCCTCGCCGGTCGGAACCATGGGTCTGGTGCGGGCATCGCGGGAACTGGATGACGGCACCTCAAACCTGCTCCTGCACGGGGTGATCCGGGTGAAATTCATGGACTGGCTGGACTCCCCCTACCCGAAGGCGCGGATCATTCCGGTGCCGTCCATTTTCGAGCCGGAGTCGCAGGCTCCCGGTGCCTTGTCCGCTCTGCACGAGGCCGCCGGTCATGTGACGCGCGGACTGCCGACCGAGGTGCGCGAGGCGCTGGTGAACATGACCGACCAGATCGACGATCCTTCGATTCTGGCGGACGTGATGGCGCAGCAATTCCTGCACGACCCGGACGAGCGGCAGGATCTGCTGGAGATGGAGTCCGCAGCCGCGCGCGTGGCGTGGATCTGCCGGAAATTTGAGGCGCTGTCGTGA